In Crinalium epipsammum PCC 9333, the genomic window CATAACCAGCAACCAAAGCAATGATAACTTTGGGCATGGAGCGAATTAGCCGTTGTAAGTCCAGCACATTGAGGCGTGGGACTCCAGCATCATCTATATAGCCACCCTCTCCGCGAACGCTTTGATCTCCACCTGAACAGAAGGCGTATTTGCCATCTGTATGTGGCCCTGCTCCAGTAAACAATACAACGCCGATGCTTGTGTCTTCACGAGCATCACAAAAGGCATCGTAGAGTTCAAAGATGGTTTTGGGTCGGAAAGCGTTACGTTTGTGAGGGCGATTGATCACAATTTTGGCAATTCCGTTGGTTTTGAAATACAGGATGTCTTCGTAAGTTTTAGCGGTTTCCCAGTTGAGGTTCATACAATTAGAGAATGCGAGCTTAATTCAGTTTAAGAATTTTAACTGAGTGTCTTGAATCACGCCGATCTTTAAACCAACCTGCGATTATTAGAGAATGTATTAAGCTAACTCTAATGGTGTAACTGCATTTTCTACTCGCTCCCTAGATCTTTTTTAACTAGAAATCAAGGAGATGATTGCTGATATGCGTTCGCAAAGCGTCCCCGTTGGCGGAGCCACCCCGAAGGGGTTAGGCGAATCGCAAAGCGTCCCTGTTGGCGGAGCCACCCCAAAGGGGTTAGGCGAATCGCCAGGTATCCCTATAAAATCGACTCAATCTGCGCTTATCATTCCAGGTATGTCTTATTGCCTGAATACAAATTGCGAAAATCCTCAAAATCCACCTGGAGCAAAGTATTGCGAAAGTTGTGGTACAACGTTGCTATTGGGCGATCGCTATCGCGCCATTAAACAAATCGGTCAAGGTGGCTTTGGTAGAACTTTTTTAGCGGTAGATGAATACAAACCATCAAAGCCTTACTGTGTAATTAAGCAATTTTTTCCCCAAGACGCTAGTTTTCCCAAGGCAAAGCCACTGTTTCAACAAGAAGCTGTGCTACAAGAAAGTTTGGGAAAACATCCCCAAATTCCAGACCTATTAGCACATTTTGAGCAGGATGATCGCCTCTATTTAGTACAAGAATTTATCGACGGACAAAACTTAGGTGAAGAATTAATTAAAAATGGCTGTTTTAGTGAAGCCCAAATTTGGGCTTTACTTAATGATTTATTGCCAGTATTGCAGTTTATCCATGAAGGACATTTAATCCACCGAGATATTAAACCGGAAAATATTATTCGTCGTCAGGCTGATAGCAAACTATTTTTAGTCGATTTTGGTGCTAGTAAAACTACTAATTCATCAGTAGCTAAAACTGGTACTATGATTGGAACTCTGGGATATGTTGCCCCAGAACAGCTTGAAGGCAATGCTGTTTTTGCCAGTGACCTTTATAGTTTAGGACTTACCTGTGTCCATTTAATGACAGGAATTCACCCATTTCGCTTATTAACTGTAGGTATTAATACTTGGCGTAATCACTTAAGTAATCCTATTAGCAGCCAATTGAGCCGTGTAATTCACAAACTACTGCTTCCAGATACTCTTCACCGTTATCAATCAGCAGCAGAGGTACAGCTAGAAACAAATTATTTTACATCTTTACATCCAGCAGCAATCGGTTCACCCCTAGCCCTTCCAATACCAAGCGCAAATAATTCAGCACTGATTGTCTCTAAAATTGGTGCGGCTGATTATAGAAGTATTAGCCAAGCGATTAAAAATGCTCAACAGGGAAGTAGAATTTTAGTCCGTCCAGGTTTCTATCAGGAAAGTTTAGTTATTGATAAACCCTTGGAAATTGTGGGTGATGGCTCAGTAGCAGATATTATTGTTGAAAGTAAAGGCTCATCCTGTATCAGGATGCAAACAGGTTATGCGGTAGTACGCGGTTTAACTTTACGTCACCGCGCTGGCAATTTTACATCTTTATTTGATAAATCCTCTTACGCTGTTGATATTCCCCAGGGGCAATTAATTCTAGAAAATTGTGATATTAATTCAGCAGTAGCAACTGGTATAAAAATTCATGGTGCATCTGCTGACCCTCGCATTCGTGGATGCAGAATTCATAATGGCAAAGGTTGTGGCGTTTTGGTGAGCAAAAATGGTCGTGGAACTTTGGAGGGTTGCGACATTTTTGGCAATAATTTTGAGGTACAAATTACTGAGGGTGGTAATCCTATCTTACGTAGATGCCAAATTCATAATGGAAAAGGGTTTGGCGTTTGGATTGATGAAAATAGTAAAGGAACTGTAGAAGACTGCGATATTTTTGGGAATATCGAGGTGGGTGTTTATATTGGGGATGGTAGTAATGGTATTATTCAGCGATGCAGAATTAATCGCAATGAAGGTCATGCTGTTTGTGTATCAGTCAACGGCACTGGTACTGTAGAAAACTGCGATTTGACGGGTAATATTGTGGGCGCGTGGAATATTGCTACTGGTGGTTTACTTTACTATCAAGGTAATAAGGAGTAGTTAGGTCATAATCAGTACTTATACTAAATCCGCCTTGATTACCCGTTCTTTTATTAAACCGCAAAGACGCAAAGGACGCGAAGAAAGAGAAAGAAGATTTTGGTGTGAAATAAGTTTACTATTTTAAACTACTAATTGTCAGAGCAAATTTGCTTAAGTTATTCTTTCGCCAGTTAGCATCGGTTGTTCTATTGGTGCGTAACTCTAAAACTCTAATACCTGTTGTTGGTAGTGGGTTGAGTAGCTGTTGTAGATGTTCCCAGGATGTAATTAATTCATAATCTACGTTATAAGTAGTACACAAGTCAGCAAAATTAATATTTTGTGGTGTTGCAAAAAATTCTTCAAAAGGCGGGTCAAATTTAAATATAGGCAACATTTCAAAAATGCCCCCGCCGTTATTATTAATTAAAATAATGGTGATGCTTCCAAAAAACTTATTTCTAAGTAAAAAGCCGTTTGTATCGTGCAATAAAGCCAAATCACCAGTTAACATAATACTGCTTTGATGACGGTGGGCAATGCCTAAAGCTGTGGATAAAGTGCCATCAATACCATTTGCGCCCCGATTGAAAAAAGGTTGAATTTCAGAATTATTAGGTTTCCAGAAAAATTCCACATCTCTCACGGGCATACTATTAGAAATGAAGATGGGGGTTTTTTGTGGTAGTGTTTGGGAAAGTAACCAGGCAAGTTTTCCTTCAAATAACTCCTGCATACTAATCATTGTTTGGTCAATGGATGACCTAACGCTGGCTTCGCTATTACACCATAAATCTATATAAGACGAGTTGGGTATTTCGTTAAGGCGGTTATATTGCGATTGTTTTGATAATAAATATTTTTGCGCTACAAAACTTAATTGTTCTACAGATATTCGTAGGTGGTGGGTTTGGTTATGCAGAGAATCAAGGTTGTGATGACTAGGATCAATTATCCATTGTTCAGGTTGAAGAGATTCTAGCCAGGTACGCAATTCTTTACTTGTAGGTAAGTCACCTATTTGAATGACTATTTCTGGTGTTAGTTGTTGTGCTAGTTGTTGATTTCGCAGAATTAAATCGTATGTGGATATTAAGTATGGGTTAAGTTGGGCGTAGTTTCTAACTGGAGATAGTCCTTCAGCTAGAACAGGGAATTTTAATAGTTTAGAAAGGTGTGCGATCGCACTACAATATTCTTCTGGTTGAATTGGTTGTGCAACGCCAGCAATAATAATTCCTCGCTCACATTGCAGCCATTTTTCGATGATAGTTTCAAGATTTGGAATAGATGATGTTTGCGTCTGAATATATGGGGTTATTCCCGCAAAAAATTCTTCTGGCTGAAGTTGCGACTTGAAAACTTCGGCTTCTAATTCTGGGATAGGGGCAAGGGGGTCGCGAAAGGGAATGTTAAGATGGACGACACCAGGGGTAGGAAAGTGCGATCGCTCCCAAGCATACATAATTGTCTGTCGCAGGTAACGCAATAGTTTAATATCTAAACTAGGCACTGCTAATTCAGTTTGCCAGTTAGGATAATTGCCATATAATTTTACTTGATCTATTGTCTGCCCAGAATGACAATCTCGCATTTCTGGCGGACGATCTGCTGTTAAAACTATTAGTGGTATACGACTTTCTTTAGCTTCAATTATTGCTGGATAAAAGTTTGCTCCAGCAGTCCCAGAAGTACAAACTAATACCACAGGACGATGTGTCCGTTTTGCTATTCCTAAAGCAAAAAAGGATGCGGAACGTTCATCTAAAACGGGAATTGCTTCTATTTGGGGATGTTGTGCAAAGGCGACTGCTAAAGGCGTTGAGCGAGATCCAGGGCAAATAACGGCTGTGGTTAATCCTAGTCGCTGTAGAGTTGTTGCTAGAATTGAAGCCCAAACAGAATTAGTATTGCGAAAATCTATAGACATTGGGATAAAAGAAATAAATATACCAAGAAAGAGGATTAAAATTAGATGATTATGCAAGCACAAGAACAACGCTATTACTCACCTGAAGAATACCTAGAACTTGAAATTAATTCAGAGGAACGTCACGAATACATTAATGGTGAAATTATTGTAATGACAGGAGGAACACCAAACCATAACAAAATTGCTGGTAACTTTTATGCTGGGCTAAATTTTGGTTTAAAGCGTCAACCATACCAAGTCTTTATTACAGATCAACGGCTGTGGA contains:
- the menD gene encoding 2-succinyl-5-enolpyruvyl-6-hydroxy-3-cyclohexene-1-carboxylic-acid synthase, with amino-acid sequence MSIDFRNTNSVWASILATTLQRLGLTTAVICPGSRSTPLAVAFAQHPQIEAIPVLDERSASFFALGIAKRTHRPVVLVCTSGTAGANFYPAIIEAKESRIPLIVLTADRPPEMRDCHSGQTIDQVKLYGNYPNWQTELAVPSLDIKLLRYLRQTIMYAWERSHFPTPGVVHLNIPFRDPLAPIPELEAEVFKSQLQPEEFFAGITPYIQTQTSSIPNLETIIEKWLQCERGIIIAGVAQPIQPEEYCSAIAHLSKLLKFPVLAEGLSPVRNYAQLNPYLISTYDLILRNQQLAQQLTPEIVIQIGDLPTSKELRTWLESLQPEQWIIDPSHHNLDSLHNQTHHLRISVEQLSFVAQKYLLSKQSQYNRLNEIPNSSYIDLWCNSEASVRSSIDQTMISMQELFEGKLAWLLSQTLPQKTPIFISNSMPVRDVEFFWKPNNSEIQPFFNRGANGIDGTLSTALGIAHRHQSSIMLTGDLALLHDTNGFLLRNKFFGSITIILINNNGGGIFEMLPIFKFDPPFEEFFATPQNINFADLCTTYNVDYELITSWEHLQQLLNPLPTTGIRVLELRTNRTTDANWRKNNLSKFALTISSLK
- a CDS encoding protein kinase domain-containing protein, producing MRSQSVPVGGATPKGLGESQSVPVGGATPKGLGESPGIPIKSTQSALIIPGMSYCLNTNCENPQNPPGAKYCESCGTTLLLGDRYRAIKQIGQGGFGRTFLAVDEYKPSKPYCVIKQFFPQDASFPKAKPLFQQEAVLQESLGKHPQIPDLLAHFEQDDRLYLVQEFIDGQNLGEELIKNGCFSEAQIWALLNDLLPVLQFIHEGHLIHRDIKPENIIRRQADSKLFLVDFGASKTTNSSVAKTGTMIGTLGYVAPEQLEGNAVFASDLYSLGLTCVHLMTGIHPFRLLTVGINTWRNHLSNPISSQLSRVIHKLLLPDTLHRYQSAAEVQLETNYFTSLHPAAIGSPLALPIPSANNSALIVSKIGAADYRSISQAIKNAQQGSRILVRPGFYQESLVIDKPLEIVGDGSVADIIVESKGSSCIRMQTGYAVVRGLTLRHRAGNFTSLFDKSSYAVDIPQGQLILENCDINSAVATGIKIHGASADPRIRGCRIHNGKGCGVLVSKNGRGTLEGCDIFGNNFEVQITEGGNPILRRCQIHNGKGFGVWIDENSKGTVEDCDIFGNIEVGVYIGDGSNGIIQRCRINRNEGHAVCVSVNGTGTVENCDLTGNIVGAWNIATGGLLYYQGNKE